The following are from one region of the Candidatus Palauibacter australiensis genome:
- a CDS encoding DNA-3-methyladenine glycosylase — MGVDFLSRPAAEVARALLGCTVRSDCAGERTVGRIVETEAYTGPEDDACHAAERIGRTARNAPLFGPPGTAYIHRNYGIHWLLNVVTGPEGFPAGVLLRAVEPTEGLDVMRRRRGRAELTNGPARLAQALAVGPEMQGHRLDHPPLSLHWGEPVPEASVQVTTRIGISRAADRPLRFYDRRSRWVSKR; from the coding sequence ATCGGCGTCGACTTTCTTTCCCGCCCCGCCGCCGAGGTGGCGCGGGCGCTGCTGGGCTGCACGGTACGTTCCGACTGCGCCGGCGAGCGGACGGTCGGCCGGATCGTCGAAACCGAAGCCTACACGGGGCCCGAGGACGACGCCTGCCACGCGGCGGAGCGAATCGGTCGTACCGCACGGAACGCACCGCTGTTCGGACCTCCGGGCACCGCGTACATCCACCGCAACTACGGCATCCACTGGCTCTTGAACGTGGTCACGGGACCGGAGGGCTTCCCGGCCGGCGTCCTCCTCCGAGCCGTCGAGCCCACCGAGGGTCTCGACGTCATGCGCCGCCGCCGCGGCCGCGCCGAACTCACGAACGGTCCGGCCCGACTCGCCCAGGCGCTCGCGGTGGGCCCCGAAATGCAGGGGCATAGACTCGATCACCCTCCGCTCTCGCTGCATTGGGGAGAGCCGGTCCCGGAGGCATCCGTACAGGTGACTACCCGGATCGGGATCTCGCGCGCGGCAGACCGACCCCTCAGGTTCTACGATCGACGGAGCCGCTGGGTCTCGAAGCGCTGA
- a CDS encoding C4-dicarboxylate ABC transporter, whose product MAEIALQEVGTYGFASLLPPLLAIGLAIYTRQVFLSLAAGIWLGHTILSGWNPAAGAAGAIDGAIGVLGDAGNARVIVFTFLIGALIATVEANGGMRGFVRWVEEARWVTNARRAQIMAWLIGIVVFIESNLTILVAGSVSRPLFDRFRISREKLAYIVDSTSAPVCILIPFNAWGALVLGILTEQGVGNPLGVFLVAIPLNLYAVAALILAGLTAFRGWNWGPMKKAEARTRDGRLHWDHAVALADPEEIAPPPAEGVALKPRNMLIPIAAMVVSMPVFMWVTGGGDIREGSGSTSVLWAVIVGLGLAWVLALAQRSLNLESLSRVGLKGAGALTGMAVVLWLALSLGDVTRSLGTGLYAAGIVGDTFPLMALLPLVFVVTGAIAFATGSSWGTFAIMLAVAIPLANALGLPPAPFVAAVLSGGIFGDHCSPISDTTIIASLASATDHIEHVRTQIPYALVAGGIATAGFAVVGALM is encoded by the coding sequence ATGGCCGAAATCGCTCTGCAGGAAGTCGGAACGTACGGCTTCGCCTCGCTTCTTCCCCCCCTGCTGGCCATTGGGCTCGCGATCTACACCCGCCAGGTCTTCCTCTCCCTGGCGGCCGGCATCTGGCTCGGGCACACGATTCTCTCCGGCTGGAACCCGGCTGCCGGCGCCGCGGGGGCGATCGATGGCGCGATAGGCGTGTTGGGCGACGCGGGCAACGCCCGGGTCATCGTCTTCACTTTCCTGATCGGCGCCCTCATCGCCACGGTGGAGGCGAACGGCGGAATGCGGGGCTTCGTGCGCTGGGTCGAGGAGGCCCGCTGGGTGACGAACGCCCGGCGCGCCCAGATCATGGCCTGGCTGATCGGGATCGTCGTCTTCATCGAATCGAATCTCACCATCCTCGTCGCGGGTTCCGTGTCGCGGCCCCTTTTCGACCGCTTCCGCATCTCACGAGAGAAGCTGGCCTACATCGTCGACTCGACCTCGGCGCCCGTCTGCATCCTGATTCCGTTCAACGCGTGGGGCGCGCTGGTTCTGGGGATCCTGACCGAGCAGGGCGTGGGGAACCCGCTCGGCGTCTTTCTCGTCGCGATTCCGCTCAACCTCTACGCCGTCGCGGCCCTTATCCTCGCGGGCCTGACCGCCTTCCGGGGCTGGAACTGGGGCCCGATGAAGAAGGCCGAGGCGCGCACGCGGGACGGACGTCTCCACTGGGACCACGCGGTGGCGCTGGCGGACCCGGAGGAGATCGCGCCGCCGCCGGCCGAGGGCGTCGCGCTCAAGCCCCGCAACATGCTGATCCCGATCGCGGCCATGGTCGTCTCCATGCCCGTCTTCATGTGGGTCACGGGCGGTGGCGACATCAGGGAGGGCTCGGGCTCGACGAGCGTCTTGTGGGCCGTGATCGTCGGGCTGGGGCTTGCCTGGGTCCTCGCGCTCGCGCAGCGCTCCCTCAATCTGGAGAGCCTGAGCCGGGTCGGACTGAAGGGTGCCGGGGCGCTCACCGGGATGGCGGTCGTCCTCTGGCTCGCGCTATCGCTCGGGGACGTGACGCGGTCGCTGGGGACGGGTCTCTACGCGGCGGGCATCGTCGGAGACACCTTCCCGCTCATGGCGCTGCTGCCGCTGGTGTTCGTCGTCACGGGCGCGATCGCCTTCGCCACCGGGAGCAGCTGGGGGACTTTCGCGATCATGCTCGCGGTGGCCATACCGCTCGCAAACGCCCTCGGCCTGCCGCCCGCGCCCTTCGTGGCGGCGGTGCTGTCGGGCGGCATCTTCGGCGACCACTGCAGCCCGATCAGCGATACCACGATCATCGCCTCCCTCGCGTCGGCCACCGATCACATTGAGCACGTCCGCACGCAGATTCCGTATGCGCTCGTCGCGGGCGGGATCGCGACCGCGGGCTTTGCCGTCGTCGGGGCGCTGATGTGA